One window of Cellulomonas shaoxiangyii genomic DNA carries:
- a CDS encoding DedA family protein, with protein MEQWTLEMAGSPWIFPVLYAFATIDGFFPPIPSESVVIALTSLSVSTGRPLLWLVVLVAALGAFTGDQIAYQIGRHVRIRDLRWFRGRRGQSVLDWAERALATRGAAFVIAARYIPIGRVAVNMTAGALGFSRRRFVLLTGIAAVTWALYSTAIGIGSGHVLGHDNPVLGVVVGVVGGLVIGLLVDWVLRRLTGMSAHRAARRGSRSVAPVEGVAAGGDDEEGVAVVRVARGSTAA; from the coding sequence GTGGAGCAGTGGACGCTCGAGATGGCGGGCTCACCGTGGATCTTCCCGGTGCTGTACGCGTTCGCGACGATCGACGGGTTCTTCCCGCCGATCCCGAGCGAGTCGGTGGTCATCGCCCTGACGTCCCTGTCGGTCTCCACGGGTCGGCCGCTGCTCTGGCTCGTGGTGCTCGTCGCCGCGCTGGGCGCGTTCACGGGGGACCAGATCGCGTACCAGATCGGGCGCCACGTGCGGATCCGGGACCTGCGGTGGTTCCGGGGGCGGCGCGGCCAGAGCGTGCTCGACTGGGCCGAGCGGGCGCTCGCCACCCGGGGCGCCGCCTTCGTCATCGCCGCGCGGTACATCCCGATCGGGCGCGTGGCGGTCAACATGACCGCGGGCGCCCTGGGCTTCAGCCGCCGCCGCTTCGTGCTCCTGACGGGGATCGCCGCGGTCACGTGGGCGCTGTACTCGACGGCGATCGGCATCGGCTCCGGACACGTGCTCGGCCACGACAACCCGGTGCTGGGCGTGGTGGTCGGCGTGGTCGGCGGGCTCGTCATCGGCCTGCTCGTGGACTGGGTGCTGCGGCGCCTGACCGGCATGTCGGCGCACCGCGCCGCCCGCCGGGGGAGCCGGTCGGTGGCGCCCGTCGAGGGCGTCGCGGCCGGTGGCGACGACGAGGAGGGCGTCGCGGTGGTCCGCGTCGCCCGTGGCAGCACCGCCGCCTGA
- a CDS encoding peptide deformylase: MRGLATQLLDRARAAGPDAVAPIVQAGHPALRARALAYDGHLSDAELAELVALMHRTMRAAPGVGLAAPQIGLPLAIAVVEDPGVDDADVAAARERVPLPFRVLVNPSYAPVGDERVAFYEGCLSVEGYVAVVTRPRRVRLTCLDERGAAVDEVLTGWPARIVQHETDHLQGTLYLDRAETRSLAASDDLGAHWASEPVPHEAARTLGFALPPSAG; encoded by the coding sequence GTGCGCGGGCTGGCGACGCAGCTCCTCGACCGCGCCCGCGCGGCCGGGCCGGACGCCGTGGCGCCGATCGTGCAGGCGGGACACCCCGCGCTGCGCGCCCGCGCGCTCGCGTACGACGGGCACCTGTCCGACGCCGAGCTCGCCGAGCTGGTCGCGCTCATGCACCGCACGATGCGCGCGGCACCGGGCGTCGGCCTCGCCGCCCCGCAGATCGGCCTCCCGCTCGCGATCGCGGTCGTGGAGGACCCGGGCGTGGACGACGCCGACGTGGCCGCGGCGCGCGAGCGCGTCCCGCTGCCGTTCCGCGTGCTCGTGAACCCCTCCTACGCCCCGGTCGGCGACGAGCGCGTCGCGTTCTACGAGGGCTGCCTCTCGGTGGAGGGCTACGTGGCCGTCGTCACGCGCCCCCGACGGGTGCGGCTGACGTGCCTCGACGAGCGCGGGGCCGCCGTCGACGAGGTGCTCACCGGGTGGCCCGCGCGCATCGTGCAGCACGAGACGGACCACCTGCAGGGGACCCTCTACCTGGACCGCGCCGAGACGCGATCGTTGGCGGCGTCGGACGACCTCGGCGCACACTGGGCGTCGGAGCCGGTCCCGCACGAGGCGGCGCGCACCCTCGGGTTCGCGCTGCCCCCGTCGGCCGGCTGA
- the glmM gene encoding phosphoglucosamine mutase: MGRLFGTDGVRGLANRDVTAELALDVSVAAAHVLASRGAFEGHRPRAVVGRDPRASGEFLSAAVAAGLASAGVDVDLVGVLPTPAVAYLTGARGVDLGVVLSASHNPMPDNGIKFLARGGHKLEDDVEAAIEARLGDDWDRPVGADVGRIRVDVGLAGQQYVDHLVSTTSTRLEGLRIVVDCANGAASEVGPAALREAGADVVVINASPDGRNINEGAGSTHPEPLQAAVVAAHADLGVAFDGDADRCLAVDAQGRVVDGDQIMGLLAIALHERGELAHDTLVTTVMSNLGLKLAMQAAGIATVETGVGDRYVLEAMRAGGYSLGGEQSGHIILAEHATTGDGVLTALHLAARVASSGRPLHELAAVVRRLPQTLVNVSGVDRTRTDDDVLREAVAGAQKELDGSGRVLLRPSGTEALVRVMVEAGTQEQADRVAQELAGVVRERLAL, from the coding sequence ATGGGTCGACTGTTCGGCACGGACGGCGTACGCGGTCTGGCGAACCGGGACGTGACGGCGGAGCTGGCGCTGGACGTGTCCGTCGCCGCGGCGCACGTGCTCGCGAGCCGCGGGGCGTTCGAGGGGCACCGCCCGCGGGCCGTGGTCGGGCGTGACCCGCGCGCGTCCGGGGAGTTCCTCTCCGCGGCGGTGGCCGCCGGGCTGGCGTCGGCGGGCGTCGACGTCGACCTCGTGGGCGTGCTGCCCACGCCGGCCGTGGCGTACCTGACCGGCGCGCGCGGGGTGGACCTCGGCGTCGTGCTGTCGGCGTCGCACAACCCGATGCCCGACAACGGCATCAAGTTCCTCGCCCGGGGCGGGCACAAGCTCGAGGACGACGTCGAGGCGGCCATCGAGGCGCGGCTCGGCGACGACTGGGACCGCCCCGTCGGCGCGGACGTCGGCCGCATCCGGGTGGACGTGGGCCTCGCGGGGCAGCAGTACGTGGACCACCTCGTCAGCACGACGAGCACGCGCCTCGAGGGGCTGCGGATCGTCGTCGACTGCGCCAACGGCGCCGCGAGCGAGGTCGGGCCCGCCGCCCTGCGCGAGGCGGGCGCGGACGTCGTCGTGATCAACGCGTCGCCCGACGGCCGCAACATCAACGAGGGTGCCGGCTCGACGCACCCGGAGCCGCTCCAGGCGGCCGTCGTCGCGGCGCACGCCGACCTCGGCGTCGCGTTCGACGGCGACGCCGACCGCTGCCTCGCGGTCGACGCGCAGGGCCGCGTGGTCGACGGCGACCAGATCATGGGCCTGCTCGCGATCGCGCTGCACGAGCGGGGCGAGCTGGCGCACGACACGCTCGTCACCACGGTCATGAGCAACCTCGGCCTCAAGCTGGCCATGCAGGCCGCCGGCATCGCCACCGTCGAGACGGGGGTCGGCGACCGCTACGTGCTCGAGGCCATGCGCGCGGGCGGCTACAGCCTCGGCGGCGAGCAGTCCGGGCACATCATCCTCGCGGAGCACGCGACCACCGGCGACGGCGTGCTCACGGCGCTGCACCTGGCCGCGCGCGTCGCGTCGAGCGGGCGCCCGCTGCACGAGCTCGCCGCCGTCGTGCGACGCCTGCCGCAGACGCTCGTCAACGTGTCGGGGGTCGACCGCACGCGCACCGACGACGACGTCCTGCGGGAGGCGGTCGCGGGCGCGCAGAAGGAGCTCGACGGGTCGGGCCGCGTGCTGCTGCGCCCGTCCGGGACCGAGGCGCTCGTGCGCGTGATGGTCGAGGCCGGCACGCAGGAGCAGGCCGACCGGGTGGCGCAGGAGCTCGCCGGCGTCGTGCGCGAGCGCCTCGCGCTGTGA
- a CDS encoding tRNA pseudouridine synthase A produces the protein MPWDGAADESPVRLRLDLAYDGSGFAGWARQPGLRTVQGVLEDGLATVLRTGPRGDAPARVTVAGRTDAGVHARGQVAHVDVVPGALAAARGRSDRDALEVLTSRLAGVLPADLVVHRVTRAPDGFDARFGALRRRYAYRVVDDPAARDPLRRAWVLWHRRALDVAAMDAAARRLVGRHDFAAYCRPRPDATTIRTLEEFTWTRPADGPDAGLVVAHVQADAFCHSMVRALVGACLAVGEGRRGADWPHALLLGRRREGGATVVAPHGLTLEEVTYPADAELADRAGRTRARRGAHEVEGAAPGGCCG, from the coding sequence GTGCCGTGGGACGGCGCGGCCGACGAGAGCCCGGTGCGGCTGCGGCTCGACCTCGCGTACGACGGCTCCGGCTTCGCGGGCTGGGCGCGCCAGCCCGGGCTGCGCACGGTGCAGGGCGTCCTCGAGGACGGGCTCGCCACGGTGCTGCGCACGGGCCCGCGTGGCGACGCGCCGGCCCGCGTGACGGTCGCCGGGCGCACGGACGCGGGGGTGCACGCGCGCGGGCAGGTGGCGCACGTGGACGTCGTGCCCGGCGCGCTCGCCGCGGCGCGCGGGCGCTCGGACCGGGACGCGCTCGAGGTGCTGACGAGCCGGCTGGCGGGCGTCCTGCCCGCCGACCTCGTGGTGCACCGCGTGACGCGGGCGCCGGACGGGTTCGACGCGCGGTTCGGCGCGCTGCGCCGCAGGTACGCGTACCGGGTCGTCGACGACCCGGCCGCGCGCGACCCGCTGCGCCGCGCGTGGGTGCTGTGGCACCGCCGGGCGCTCGACGTGGCGGCCATGGACGCGGCCGCGCGCCGCCTCGTCGGGCGGCACGACTTCGCGGCGTACTGCAGGCCGCGCCCCGACGCGACGACCATCCGGACGCTCGAGGAGTTCACGTGGACGCGCCCGGCCGACGGGCCCGACGCGGGGCTCGTCGTCGCCCACGTGCAGGCCGACGCGTTCTGCCACTCGATGGTCCGGGCGCTGGTCGGCGCGTGCCTGGCCGTGGGGGAGGGCCGGCGCGGCGCGGACTGGCCGCACGCGCTGCTGCTGGGTCGCCGGCGCGAGGGCGGCGCGACGGTCGTGGCCCCGCACGGCCTCACGCTGGAGGAGGTCACCTACCCCGCGGACGCCGAGCTGGCGGACCGCGCGGGGCGCACGCGCGCCCGGCGCGGCGCCCACGAGGTCGAGGGCGCCGCGCCGGGCGGTTGCTGCGGGTGA
- the rplM gene encoding 50S ribosomal protein L13: MRTYTPKPGDVERNWYVIDASDVVLGRLATHVATLLRGKHKPTFAPHVDGGDFVIVVNAEKIALTGNKRETKLAFRHSGYPGGLRATRYADLLEKHPERAIEKAVRGMLPRTTLGRQQLSKLKVYAGPEHPHAAQQPKPFELTQVAQ; the protein is encoded by the coding sequence GTGCGCACGTACACCCCGAAGCCCGGCGACGTCGAGCGGAACTGGTACGTCATCGACGCGTCCGACGTCGTCCTCGGCCGCCTGGCCACCCACGTGGCCACGCTGCTGCGTGGCAAGCACAAGCCGACGTTCGCGCCGCACGTCGACGGTGGCGACTTCGTCATCGTCGTCAACGCCGAGAAGATCGCCCTGACCGGCAACAAGCGCGAGACGAAGCTCGCCTTCCGGCACTCCGGCTACCCGGGCGGCCTCCGGGCCACCCGGTACGCCGACCTCCTCGAGAAGCACCCCGAGCGTGCCATCGAGAAGGCCGTCCGCGGCATGCTGCCCCGTACGACCCTCGGTCGTCAGCAGCTGAGCAAGCTCAAGGTCTACGCAGGCCCGGAGCACCCGCACGCAGCCCAGCAGCCGAAGCCGTTCGAGCTGACCCAGGTGGCGCAGTAG
- the rpsI gene encoding 30S ribosomal protein S9: MAQTTVENEYEGDETPTSYTSESSAPVGRGQSLTAPGQALGRRKEAVARVRLIPGTGRWTVNGRELEEYFPNKVHQQLVNSPLKAVDVEGRFDVVARITGGGTSGQAGALRLGIARALNAIDAEHNRPALKKAGFLTRDARVVERKKAGLKKARKAPQYSKR; this comes from the coding sequence GTGGCTCAGACCACCGTCGAGAACGAGTACGAGGGCGACGAGACGCCCACCAGCTACACCTCCGAGAGCTCCGCTCCGGTCGGTCGCGGTCAGTCGCTGACCGCTCCCGGCCAGGCGCTCGGCCGCCGCAAGGAGGCCGTCGCGCGCGTCCGTCTGATCCCCGGCACCGGCCGGTGGACCGTCAACGGCCGTGAGCTCGAGGAGTACTTCCCCAACAAGGTGCACCAGCAGCTGGTCAACAGCCCGCTGAAGGCCGTGGACGTCGAGGGTCGCTTCGACGTCGTCGCCCGCATCACGGGCGGCGGCACGTCGGGTCAGGCCGGGGCACTGCGCCTCGGCATCGCCCGCGCGCTCAACGCGATCGACGCGGAGCACAACCGCCCGGCGCTCAAGAAGGCCGGCTTCCTCACGCGTGACGCCCGCGTGGTGGAGCGCAAGAAGGCCGGTCTGAAGAAGGCGCGCAAGGCGCCGCAGTACTCGAAGCGCTGA
- a CDS encoding glutamine amidotransferase, with the protein MRPFLFLGVRPEDAPADDEYAAMLRCTGLSESTLRRVRLEAAPLGDVDLDAWSGIVLGGGPFCVSDPEDAKSPVQRRVEADLARLLDAVVPADVPFFGACYGIGTLGRHQGGVVDRTYPEPVGAVTVELTPAGRADPVLGSAPASFGAFVGHKESLAVPPPHAVVLATSAGAPVQAFRVGRNVYATQFHPELDVAGLTTRVEAYRYDGYFDPAEAAEVVAAARESGVQVPGVLRAFVDRYADAGLHPGDQSGTSAPHPRGEIGAAQG; encoded by the coding sequence GTGCGACCGTTCCTGTTCCTCGGAGTCCGTCCGGAGGACGCTCCCGCCGACGACGAGTACGCCGCGATGCTGCGGTGCACCGGGCTGTCGGAGAGCACGTTGCGGCGCGTGCGGCTCGAGGCGGCGCCGCTGGGCGACGTCGACCTCGACGCCTGGTCGGGCATCGTGCTCGGCGGCGGGCCGTTCTGCGTCAGCGACCCCGAGGACGCCAAGTCGCCCGTGCAGCGTCGGGTCGAGGCGGACCTCGCACGCCTGCTCGACGCGGTCGTCCCCGCGGACGTCCCCTTCTTCGGTGCGTGCTACGGCATCGGCACGCTCGGCCGCCACCAGGGCGGGGTGGTCGACCGCACGTACCCCGAGCCGGTGGGCGCCGTGACGGTCGAGCTCACGCCGGCCGGCCGCGCCGACCCGGTGCTGGGCTCCGCGCCGGCGTCGTTCGGCGCGTTCGTGGGGCACAAGGAGTCGCTGGCCGTGCCGCCGCCGCACGCCGTGGTGCTCGCGACGTCCGCCGGGGCGCCGGTGCAGGCCTTCCGCGTGGGGCGCAACGTGTACGCGACGCAGTTCCACCCCGAGCTCGACGTCGCCGGCCTGACCACGCGCGTCGAGGCCTACCGGTACGACGGGTACTTCGACCCCGCGGAGGCGGCGGAGGTCGTCGCGGCGGCGCGGGAGAGCGGCGTGCAGGTCCCCGGCGTGCTGCGCGCGTTCGTGGACCGCTATGCGGACGCGGGGCTCCACCCAGGGGACCAGTCGGGCACGTCGGCGCCGCACCCGCGGGGGGAGATCGGGGCTGCTCAGGGCTGA
- a CDS encoding DUF5709 domain-containing protein: MSEDTPATRTDPALGSEGDTNQLPGEDILSDRGTGDLLDEWIVPPERDRPASARWGETPWEEARGETLDQRVAQEEPEVWETESAPPPDRDELRAGRLIEDGDAVEAGGTSEFAVDAGIAGGAATAEEAAVHVIEEQYEEAYPDAPGTADDDEVTGDEDTPPAERL, encoded by the coding sequence ATGAGCGAGGACACCCCTGCCACCCGCACCGACCCCGCCCTCGGGTCCGAGGGGGACACCAACCAGCTGCCCGGCGAGGACATCTTGTCCGACCGCGGCACCGGCGACCTGCTCGACGAGTGGATCGTCCCGCCGGAGCGTGACCGCCCGGCCTCCGCCCGCTGGGGCGAGACCCCCTGGGAGGAGGCGCGCGGCGAGACGCTCGACCAGCGCGTCGCCCAGGAGGAGCCCGAGGTGTGGGAGACCGAGTCGGCACCGCCGCCGGACCGCGACGAGCTGCGCGCGGGCCGCCTGATCGAGGACGGCGACGCCGTCGAGGCCGGCGGCACGAGCGAGTTCGCCGTCGACGCCGGCATCGCCGGCGGTGCCGCGACCGCCGAGGAGGCGGCCGTGCACGTCATCGAGGAGCAGTACGAGGAGGCCTACCCCGACGCCCCCGGGACGGCGGACGACGACGAGGTCACGGGCGACGAGGACACGCCGCCCGCCGAGCGCCTCTGA
- a CDS encoding ABC-F family ATP-binding cassette domain-containing protein: MGHLEVAGVGWTLPDGRPLLDDVSFRVGEGHRTALVGPNGVGKSTLLRVVTGEVEPHAGSVARSGGLGVMRQEVGRIDDDRTVRDLLASLAPPAVRDAAAELTAAELAMMERDDEPTQMRYAQALADWADVGGYDAEAGWDLVTDAVLSLPFERAQHRDVRTLSGGEQKRLVLEALLRGPDEVLVLDEPDNALDVPTKRWLEDRLVASPKTVLLVSHDRETLARVATHVATLEPTAVGARAWVHGGGFATYAQARRDRRERLEELARRWDEEHAKLRDLVLTLKTKAAFNDGLASRYQAAQTRLRKFEQEGPPVVVSRDERVRVRLTGGRTAKRAVVARGLELTGLMRPFDLEVWYGERVAVLGSNGSGKSHFLRLLAAGGSDPAPEHEPAGDLHPAPVAHAGTVTLGSRVRPGWFAQNHVHPELAGRTLLDVLHRGDGHRAGLGREAASRALDRYGLVAAAEQRYDTLSGGQQARLQILLLELAGATLLLLDEPTDNLDLQSAEALEAGLAAFDGTVLAVTHDRWFTRTFDRFLVFGAEGDVVETPEPVWDVGRVARAR, encoded by the coding sequence ATGGGTCACCTCGAGGTCGCCGGTGTCGGCTGGACGCTCCCGGACGGGCGCCCGCTGCTCGACGACGTGTCGTTCCGGGTCGGGGAGGGGCACCGCACGGCGCTCGTCGGCCCCAACGGCGTGGGCAAGTCGACGCTGCTGCGCGTCGTCACGGGCGAGGTCGAGCCGCACGCCGGCAGCGTGGCGCGCAGCGGCGGCCTGGGCGTGATGCGCCAGGAGGTCGGGCGCATCGACGACGACCGCACGGTGCGCGACCTGCTGGCGTCCCTCGCGCCGCCCGCGGTGCGCGACGCCGCGGCCGAGCTGACGGCCGCCGAGCTCGCCATGATGGAGCGGGACGACGAGCCGACGCAGATGCGCTACGCGCAGGCGCTCGCGGACTGGGCCGACGTCGGCGGGTACGACGCGGAGGCCGGGTGGGACCTCGTCACGGACGCCGTCCTGTCGCTGCCCTTCGAGCGGGCGCAGCACCGCGACGTCCGGACCCTGTCGGGCGGGGAGCAGAAGCGGCTCGTGCTCGAGGCGCTGCTGCGAGGCCCGGACGAGGTGCTCGTCCTCGACGAGCCCGACAACGCGCTGGACGTGCCGACCAAGCGCTGGCTCGAGGACCGCCTCGTCGCGTCGCCGAAGACGGTCCTGCTCGTGAGCCACGACCGCGAGACCCTGGCCCGCGTCGCCACGCACGTCGCGACGCTCGAGCCGACGGCCGTGGGTGCCCGCGCCTGGGTGCACGGGGGCGGCTTCGCGACGTACGCGCAGGCCCGCCGGGACCGCCGCGAGCGGCTGGAGGAGCTCGCCCGGCGGTGGGACGAGGAGCACGCGAAGCTGCGCGACCTCGTCCTGACGCTCAAGACGAAGGCGGCCTTCAACGACGGGCTGGCCTCGCGCTACCAGGCCGCGCAGACGCGCCTGCGCAAGTTCGAGCAGGAGGGCCCGCCCGTGGTCGTCTCCCGCGACGAGCGGGTCCGCGTGCGGCTGACGGGCGGGCGCACCGCCAAGCGGGCGGTCGTCGCGCGCGGGCTCGAGCTCACGGGGCTCATGCGCCCGTTCGACCTGGAGGTCTGGTACGGCGAGCGGGTCGCGGTGCTGGGCTCGAACGGGTCGGGCAAGTCGCACTTCCTGCGCCTGCTCGCGGCCGGCGGCAGCGACCCGGCCCCCGAGCACGAGCCGGCGGGGGACCTGCACCCCGCCCCGGTCGCGCACGCAGGCACGGTCACGCTGGGGTCGCGCGTGCGGCCCGGCTGGTTCGCGCAGAACCACGTGCACCCCGAGCTCGCGGGGCGCACGCTGCTCGACGTGCTGCACCGGGGCGACGGCCACCGTGCCGGCCTGGGGCGCGAGGCGGCGAGCCGGGCGCTCGACCGGTACGGCCTCGTGGCGGCCGCCGAGCAGCGCTACGACACGCTGTCCGGCGGGCAGCAGGCGCGCCTGCAGATCCTGCTCCTGGAGCTGGCGGGCGCGACGCTGCTGCTGCTCGACGAGCCGACGGACAACCTCGACCTGCAGTCCGCCGAGGCGCTGGAGGCCGGTCTCGCGGCGTTCGACGGGACGGTCCTCGCCGTGACGCACGACCGGTGGTTCACGCGGACGTTCGACCGGTTCCTGGTGTTCGGTGCCGAAGGCGACGTGGTGGAGACGCCCGAGCCGGTGTGGGACGTCGGTCGGGTCGCCCGGGCCCGCTGA
- the coaA gene encoding type I pantothenate kinase yields MRHNRRVPTSPPTVVPATPYVDLDREAWARLSASTPLPLTDADVARLRGLGDPIDLAEVDAIYRPLSRLLDLYIQGTRGLHRATSTFLREDVGRTPYVIGVAGSVAVGKSTTARLLRELIARWPATPRVELVTTDGFLYPNAELERRGLLQRKGFPESYDRRALLRFVSKVKAGRPEVTVPVYDHLTYDIVPGAEVVVRQPDVLIIEGLNVLQPARPTAAGASNLALSDFFDFSIYVDARTADAKQWYVDRFLSLRRTAFARPESYFHRYASLTDAEAVARAEAIWDSINAPNLEQNILPTRSRATLVLTKGPDHAVQRVRLRKL; encoded by the coding sequence GTGCGCCACAATCGTCGGGTGCCGACGTCGCCCCCCACCGTGGTGCCCGCCACCCCGTACGTCGACCTGGACCGCGAGGCCTGGGCCCGCCTGTCCGCGTCGACGCCCCTGCCGCTCACCGACGCCGACGTGGCGCGCCTGCGCGGCCTGGGCGACCCCATCGACCTCGCGGAGGTCGACGCGATCTACCGCCCGCTGTCGCGGCTGCTCGACCTGTACATCCAGGGCACGCGCGGACTGCACCGCGCGACGAGCACGTTCCTGCGCGAGGACGTCGGGCGCACCCCGTACGTCATCGGTGTGGCGGGGTCGGTCGCGGTCGGCAAGTCGACCACCGCGCGCCTGCTGCGCGAGCTCATCGCCCGCTGGCCGGCGACGCCCCGCGTGGAGCTCGTGACGACCGACGGCTTCCTGTACCCGAACGCCGAGCTCGAGCGGCGCGGCCTGCTGCAGCGCAAGGGCTTCCCGGAGTCGTACGACCGCCGCGCGCTGCTGCGGTTCGTGTCGAAGGTCAAGGCCGGCCGCCCCGAGGTCACGGTGCCGGTGTACGACCACCTGACGTACGACATCGTCCCCGGCGCGGAGGTGGTCGTGCGCCAGCCGGACGTGCTGATCATCGAGGGCCTCAACGTCCTGCAGCCCGCGCGCCCCACCGCCGCCGGGGCGTCGAACCTCGCACTGAGCGACTTCTTCGACTTCTCGATCTACGTCGACGCGCGCACGGCCGACGCCAAGCAGTGGTACGTCGACCGCTTCCTGTCCCTGCGCCGGACCGCGTTCGCACGGCCGGAGTCGTACTTCCACCGGTACGCGTCGCTCACGGACGCCGAGGCGGTCGCCCGGGCCGAGGCCATCTGGGACTCGATCAACGCACCCAACCTGGAGCAGAACATCCTGCCGACGCGGTCACGCGCGACGCTCGTGCTCACCAAGGGCCCCGACCACGCCGTGCAGCGCGTGCGCCTGCGCAAGCTCTGA
- the glmS gene encoding glutamine--fructose-6-phosphate transaminase (isomerizing), with amino-acid sequence MCGIVGYVGSQQPSGRPLEVVLEGLRRLEYRGYDSAGVALVSPGAPLAVAKKAGKLANLVEEIDMHPLPAATAAIGHTRWATHGAPNDMNAHPHVSDGVAVIHNGIVENFALLKAELHAAGVVFTSETDTEVVAHLVARAYADSSDLTVALRTVAQRLQGTFTLLAVHRDDPTTVVGARHDSPLVVGLGDGENFLGSDVSAFIAFTRDALELGQDQVVTITPTTVTVTDLAGTPVEARRFTVDWDAKAAEKGGFRSFMDKEIHDQPHAVADTLLGRTDATGRLVLDEMRIDESVLRAVDKIVVVACGTAAYAGHVAKYAIEHWCRIPVEVELAHEFRYRDPVVNERTLVVAVSQSGETMDTLMAVRHAKEQGATTLAIVNTHGSTIPRESDAALYTHAGPEIAVASTKAFLAQITAAYLLGLYLAQLRGNKFADEIALVLDELREIPDKIQQVLDRAGRVREIARWMVDTQSVLFLGRHVGYPVAMEGALKLKELAYIHAEGFAAGELKHGPIALIEPGQPVFVVVPSPRGRDSLHSKIVSNIQEIRARGARTLVIAEEGDEAVRPFADEVFTVPQTSTLLAPLLTVVPLQIFACELATAKGLDVDQPRNLAKSVTVE; translated from the coding sequence ATGTGCGGCATCGTGGGGTACGTCGGGAGCCAGCAGCCGAGCGGTCGACCCCTGGAGGTCGTCCTCGAAGGTCTGCGACGGCTGGAGTACCGGGGGTACGACTCCGCCGGTGTGGCGCTGGTGTCCCCCGGGGCACCGCTGGCGGTCGCCAAGAAGGCCGGCAAGCTGGCCAACCTCGTCGAGGAGATCGACATGCACCCCCTGCCGGCGGCCACCGCGGCCATCGGCCACACGCGGTGGGCGACCCATGGGGCGCCGAACGACATGAACGCGCACCCGCACGTGTCGGACGGCGTGGCGGTCATCCACAACGGCATCGTCGAGAACTTCGCGCTCCTCAAGGCCGAGCTGCACGCCGCCGGCGTCGTCTTCACCTCGGAGACCGACACGGAGGTCGTCGCGCACCTCGTGGCGCGCGCGTACGCGGACTCGTCGGACCTGACGGTCGCGCTGCGCACGGTCGCGCAGCGGCTGCAGGGCACGTTCACGCTGCTGGCGGTGCACCGGGACGACCCCACGACGGTCGTCGGCGCGCGCCACGACTCGCCGCTGGTCGTCGGCCTGGGCGACGGCGAGAACTTCCTCGGCTCCGACGTCAGCGCGTTCATCGCCTTCACCCGCGACGCCCTCGAGCTGGGCCAGGACCAGGTCGTGACGATCACGCCCACCACCGTCACGGTCACGGACCTCGCGGGCACGCCCGTCGAGGCGCGCCGGTTCACGGTCGACTGGGACGCCAAGGCCGCGGAGAAGGGCGGCTTCCGCTCGTTCATGGACAAGGAGATCCACGACCAGCCGCACGCGGTCGCGGACACCCTGCTGGGCCGCACGGACGCCACCGGGCGGCTCGTGCTCGACGAGATGCGCATCGACGAGTCGGTGCTGCGGGCCGTCGACAAGATCGTCGTGGTCGCGTGCGGCACCGCCGCCTACGCGGGCCACGTCGCCAAGTACGCCATCGAGCACTGGTGCCGCATCCCGGTCGAGGTCGAGCTCGCCCACGAGTTCCGCTACCGCGACCCGGTGGTGAACGAGCGCACCCTCGTCGTGGCGGTGTCGCAGTCCGGCGAGACGATGGACACGCTCATGGCGGTCCGCCACGCCAAGGAGCAGGGTGCGACGACGCTCGCGATCGTCAACACGCACGGCTCGACGATCCCCCGCGAGTCCGACGCCGCCCTGTACACCCACGCCGGCCCGGAGATCGCGGTCGCCTCCACCAAGGCCTTCCTCGCGCAGATCACGGCGGCGTACCTGCTCGGCCTCTACCTGGCGCAGCTGCGCGGCAACAAGTTCGCGGACGAGATCGCGCTGGTGCTCGACGAGCTGCGCGAGATCCCCGACAAGATCCAGCAGGTCCTCGACCGCGCCGGGCGGGTGCGGGAGATCGCGCGCTGGATGGTCGACACGCAGTCCGTGCTGTTCCTCGGCCGGCACGTCGGGTACCCGGTCGCGATGGAGGGCGCGCTCAAGCTCAAGGAGCTCGCGTACATCCACGCCGAGGGCTTCGCCGCGGGCGAGCTCAAGCACGGCCCGATCGCGCTCATCGAGCCGGGCCAGCCCGTCTTCGTGGTCGTGCCGTCGCCGCGCGGACGCGACTCGCTGCACTCGAAGATCGTGTCGAACATCCAGGAGATCCGGGCGCGCGGTGCACGGACCCTCGTGATCGCCGAGGAGGGCGACGAGGCGGTCCGCCCCTTCGCCGACGAGGTCTTCACGGTGCCGCAGACGTCGACGCTCCTCGCGCCGCTGCTCACGGTCGTGCCGCTGCAGATCTTCGCGTGCGAGCTCGCGACCGCCAAGGGCCTCGACGTGGACCAGCCGCGCAACCTGGCCAAGTCCGTCACCGTCGAGTGA